In a genomic window of Thermomicrobiales bacterium:
- a CDS encoding preprotein translocase subunit SecY, protein LVVAFTYFYTMVVFYQQKIPETLQRQGAFVPGIRPGKNTAVYLQQVLQRITLVGALFLGVVAVMPYIASQITGIQTLLISATSILIVVGVAIDTMRQLEAQLMMRNYEGFIQ, encoded by the coding sequence CTGGTCGTGGCCTTCACGTACTTCTACACGATGGTCGTCTTCTATCAGCAGAAGATCCCGGAAACCCTTCAGCGGCAGGGCGCATTCGTGCCAGGCATCCGTCCGGGCAAGAACACCGCGGTTTACCTTCAGCAGGTTCTTCAGCGGATCACGCTCGTCGGCGCGCTCTTCCTGGGTGTGGTCGCCGTCATGCCGTACATCGCCTCGCAGATCACCGGTATCCAGACGCTGCTGATCAGCGCCACGTCGATCCTGATCGTCGTTGGTGTGGCGATCGACACCATGCGCCAGCTGGAAGCGCAACTGATGATGCGCAACTACGAAGGCTTCATTCAATAG
- a CDS encoding adenylate kinase, translating to MNIIMIGPQGSGKGTQADLLGPKIGAVKLSTGDLFRAHIADETPLGLKVKEILAAGHLVSDDITLAMVAERLDTIAANRVSGVIFDGFPRTEAQAEGLDELLRERGQEIDHVIELAVPESVLIERMSGRRVCTSCGASYNLAFQSTKVPGVCDKCGGELVQRPDDMPEAIHKRLQLYSEMTKPLLDFYGKRGLVATIDGNKDVETVQQAIVDAIAASTVDQTA from the coding sequence ATGAACATCATCATGATCGGACCCCAGGGCTCGGGCAAAGGCACGCAAGCCGATCTGCTCGGTCCCAAGATCGGGGCGGTCAAGCTCTCGACCGGCGACCTGTTTCGCGCGCACATCGCCGACGAGACGCCACTCGGTCTCAAGGTGAAAGAAATCCTGGCCGCCGGGCACCTGGTCTCCGATGACATCACACTGGCAATGGTCGCAGAACGGCTCGACACGATTGCCGCCAATCGGGTAAGCGGGGTTATCTTCGATGGCTTTCCTCGCACCGAGGCCCAGGCAGAAGGGTTGGACGAACTGCTGCGTGAACGTGGCCAGGAGATCGATCATGTGATCGAGCTGGCAGTTCCCGAATCGGTTCTGATCGAGCGCATGAGCGGTCGCCGTGTCTGCACATCGTGCGGAGCCAGCTACAACCTCGCGTTCCAGTCCACAAAGGTGCCCGGAGTGTGCGACAAGTGCGGGGGAGAGCTCGTGCAGCGTCCTGACGACATGCCGGAGGCCATTCACAAGCGGCTCCAGCTCTACAGCGAAATGACCAAGCCCCTGCTCGACTTCTATGGGAAGCGCGGCCTGGTCGCTACGATCGACGGAAACAAGGATGTCGAAACTGTTCAGCAGGCGATCGTCGATGCCATTGCGGCGTCCACGGTCGATCAAACGGCCTGA
- the map gene encoding type I methionyl aminopeptidase, producing MAITIKNEKEIELMRQAGHIVGLAHAAVQPAIVPGVTTKELDDIVREVIETNGAKPTFLGHLGFTGSICASVNEEIVHGIPGKKALRDGDIISIDIGATYQGYIGDSAWTYPVGTIDSESERLLDVTEESLYVGIEQAVAGNRLGDIGSAIERYILSNGFGMVREYGGHGVGRQMWEEPHVANHGKAGTGVVLRAGMTIAIEPMVNVGGDETLQLDDGWTVITRDRTRSAHFEHTILIQNGPAEILTKRVAVVV from the coding sequence ATGGCCATCACGATCAAGAACGAGAAAGAGATCGAGCTCATGCGGCAGGCGGGTCACATCGTTGGCCTGGCCCATGCCGCCGTGCAGCCGGCCATCGTTCCTGGCGTGACCACCAAGGAACTCGACGATATCGTCCGAGAGGTGATCGAGACGAACGGCGCCAAGCCTACCTTTCTCGGTCATCTCGGTTTTACCGGCAGCATCTGCGCGTCTGTCAATGAAGAGATCGTGCACGGAATCCCTGGAAAAAAAGCGCTGCGCGATGGCGACATCATCTCTATCGATATTGGCGCCACCTACCAGGGGTATATTGGCGACTCTGCCTGGACTTATCCCGTCGGAACGATCGACAGTGAGTCCGAACGTCTGCTCGATGTCACCGAGGAATCGTTGTATGTCGGCATCGAGCAGGCCGTTGCCGGCAATCGCCTTGGCGATATCGGCAGCGCCATCGAACGCTACATCCTGAGCAACGGCTTCGGCATGGTCCGTGAGTACGGAGGTCACGGGGTTGGCCGCCAGATGTGGGAAGAGCCGCACGTGGCCAACCACGGCAAGGCTGGCACAGGTGTCGTGCTGCGAGCGGGCATGACCATCGCCATCGAGCCGATGGTCAATGTCGGAGGCGACGAAACGCTTCAGCTGGATGATGGCTGGACGGTCATCACGCGTGATAGGACCCGTTCAGCGCATTTCGAACACACGATTCTCATTCAGAACGGCCCGGCGGAAATTCTGACGAAACGGGTGGCCGTTGTGGTATGA
- the rpmJ gene encoding 50S ribosomal protein L36: MKVAASVKRRCDKCKVIRRHGIIRVICSNPKHKQRQG, from the coding sequence ATGAAAGTTGCAGCATCTGTTAAGCGACGGTGCGACAAATGCAAGGTGATTCGGCGGCACGGAATCATCCGTGTGATCTGCTCGAATCCCAAGCACAAGCAACGTCAGGGCTAG
- the rpsM gene encoding 30S ribosomal protein S13 → MARISGVDLPREKRVEAALPYIYGIGLHTSQVLLERTGINPDTRVRDLTDEEVNRLREIIDKEYRVEGDLRREVSLNIKRLMDIGCYRGLRHRRGMPVRGQRTRTNARTRRGPKRGIGIRNKK, encoded by the coding sequence ATGGCGAGAATTTCCGGAGTCGACCTTCCGCGCGAGAAGCGTGTCGAAGCAGCGCTTCCCTACATTTACGGCATTGGCTTGCACACGAGCCAGGTCCTGCTCGAGCGCACCGGGATCAATCCGGACACCCGCGTGCGCGATCTGACCGATGAAGAGGTCAATCGCCTGCGCGAGATCATCGACAAGGAATACCGCGTCGAGGGCGATCTTCGTCGAGAGGTCTCGCTCAACATCAAGCGCTTGATGGACATCGGGTGCTACCGCGGACTGCGACATCGCCGCGGCATGCCCGTGCGCGGTCAACGCACCCGCACCAATGCGCGCACCCGCCGCGGTCCGAAGCGCGGTATCGGTATCCGCAACAAGAAGTAG
- the rpsK gene encoding 30S ribosomal protein S11 has protein sequence MSERRRSGGSAKGKTRIRRRDRKNIPRGKGFIRATFNNTIVTLTDPAGNVIAWSSAGSNGFKGSRKSTPYAAQVTAEQAARKAMEHGLRQVDVYVKGPGSGREMAIRALQAAGVQVVSITDTTPIPHNGCRPPKRRRV, from the coding sequence ATGTCTGAGCGTCGACGATCGGGAGGGTCCGCCAAGGGCAAGACGCGCATTCGGCGTCGAGACCGCAAGAATATCCCTCGCGGCAAGGGCTTCATTCGGGCCACCTTCAACAATACGATCGTGACGCTGACCGATCCGGCCGGCAATGTGATCGCTTGGTCGAGTGCCGGTTCGAACGGCTTCAAGGGCTCGCGCAAGAGCACTCCGTATGCCGCCCAGGTGACCGCCGAGCAGGCTGCCCGCAAGGCGATGGAGCATGGCCTGCGCCAGGTCGATGTCTACGTCAAGGGCCCCGGCTCCGGCCGCGAGATGGCTATTCGCGCATTGCAGGCCGCGGGCGTTCAGGTTGTGTCGATCACCGATACTACTCCGATTCCGCACAATGGTTGCCGTCCTCCCAAGCGGCGTCGCGTCTAG
- the rpsD gene encoding 30S ribosomal protein S4 translates to MARYTGPVCRLCRREGVKLYLKGARCDGPKCPITMKQPARNFPPGQHGQRRTRRPSEYGHQLREKQKVRRYYGVLETQFRKIYAEAERRGGVTGDNLLQLLESRLDNTVFRMGFADSRQQARQLVRHGHFTVNGRKTDIPSYQVRAGDVISVKGESRGKEYFVTATDLLQSKQAPEWLSVNPTELSGRVIALPTRDQMEIPQFNEALIVEYYSR, encoded by the coding sequence ATGGCTCGTTATACAGGACCAGTTTGCCGGCTGTGCCGGCGCGAGGGCGTCAAGCTCTACTTGAAGGGCGCGCGCTGCGATGGGCCGAAGTGCCCCATCACTATGAAGCAGCCGGCGCGCAATTTCCCGCCGGGTCAACATGGCCAGCGCCGAACCCGGCGCCCGTCGGAGTACGGCCATCAGCTTCGTGAGAAGCAGAAGGTTCGCCGCTATTACGGGGTGCTCGAAACGCAGTTTCGCAAGATCTATGCCGAGGCCGAGCGCCGCGGTGGTGTGACCGGTGACAACCTGCTGCAGCTTCTCGAGTCGCGGTTGGACAACACCGTCTTCCGCATGGGTTTCGCTGATTCGCGACAGCAGGCTCGCCAGCTCGTGCGCCACGGTCACTTCACGGTCAACGGCCGCAAGACCGATATTCCGTCGTACCAGGTGCGCGCCGGCGATGTCATCTCCGTCAAGGGCGAAAGCCGGGGCAAGGAATACTTTGTGACCGCTACGGATTTGCTGCAGAGCAAGCAGGCTCCGGAGTGGCTCTCGGTCAATCCGACCGAGCTCAGCGGCCGCGTCATTGCGCTGCCGACTCGGGACCAAATGGAAATCCCGCAATTCAACGAAGCGCTCATCGTCGAGTACTACAGCCGCTAA
- a CDS encoding DNA-directed RNA polymerase subunit alpha, producing MLERPGFTIETVTEGENYGRYRVEPLEPGYGTTLGNALRRILLRSLEGVAISRVRIDGVWHEFSTVKDVREDVTELVLNLKKVRLRRVMDINGDVRAHLYVRGDGSGDKVVTAGDVAWPTEVDVINPDQAIATLTAPDAVLDVDLWVNRGRGYREAETQETFALGEIPIDAIYTPIQKVNYVVEHTRVGQQTDYDSLILEILTDGTIEPNDALAEAAQILVEHAKVFADFNRAPSAAETASGPSIPEEVQNTRLTDLGLSPRVTNALRSRGIETVGHVLSIDADTLMSIRNFGPRSLNELRDKLIEYGYWPEDAQIGGVGAEVVGDDEDIDDMAAALRALQERGIGGDLDDEE from the coding sequence TTGTTGGAGCGACCTGGATTTACGATTGAAACAGTTACCGAGGGCGAGAATTACGGACGCTATCGCGTCGAGCCCCTCGAACCCGGATACGGCACCACCCTTGGGAACGCGCTGCGCCGGATTCTCCTTCGGTCGCTCGAAGGGGTCGCGATCTCGCGCGTCCGCATCGACGGCGTCTGGCACGAGTTCTCGACTGTCAAGGACGTGCGCGAGGATGTGACCGAACTGGTGCTGAACCTCAAGAAGGTTCGCCTCCGCCGCGTCATGGACATCAATGGCGACGTTCGCGCGCACCTTTACGTGCGTGGTGATGGATCTGGCGACAAGGTCGTGACCGCCGGTGATGTGGCGTGGCCGACCGAAGTCGACGTGATCAATCCGGATCAGGCGATTGCGACCCTGACCGCTCCGGATGCAGTGCTGGACGTCGATTTGTGGGTGAACCGCGGCCGGGGGTATCGCGAAGCCGAGACGCAGGAAACGTTTGCGCTGGGCGAGATTCCCATCGACGCGATCTATACCCCGATTCAGAAGGTCAACTACGTCGTCGAGCACACACGCGTTGGTCAGCAGACCGACTACGACAGCCTGATCCTCGAGATCTTGACCGATGGCACCATCGAACCGAACGATGCGCTTGCCGAGGCTGCCCAAATTCTGGTCGAGCACGCCAAGGTCTTTGCTGATTTCAACCGCGCGCCATCGGCGGCCGAAACCGCGTCTGGTCCGTCGATTCCGGAAGAGGTGCAGAACACGCGCCTCACCGATCTCGGCCTCTCGCCACGCGTCACGAACGCGCTGCGCAGCCGTGGCATCGAGACCGTTGGTCATGTGCTTTCCATCGACGCCGATACGCTGATGTCGATCCGCAACTTCGGTCCCCGCTCGCTCAACGAGCTGCGTGACAAGTTGATCGAGTACGGCTACTGGCCGGAGGATGCGCAGATCGGCGGTGTCGGCGCCGAAGTGGTTGGCGACGACGAAGATATCGACGATATGGCAGCTGCTCTGCGCGCGCTCCAGGAGCGCGGAATCGGCGGCGATCTGGACGACGAGGAATAG
- the rplQ gene encoding 50S ribosomal protein L17, translated as MRHRKAGRKLGRNPSQRQALFRQLAISMILHERITTTEAKAKDLRPVIEKLVTIAREDSSANRHLIMSKIDNPLATTKLFEVIAPRYESTNGGYTRISKLEPRRGDAAKMALIEFVE; from the coding sequence ATGCGACACCGAAAGGCTGGCCGAAAGCTCGGCCGCAACCCATCACAGCGCCAGGCGCTCTTTCGCCAGCTTGCGATCTCGATGATTCTCCATGAGCGGATCACGACGACCGAGGCAAAGGCGAAAGATCTTCGCCCGGTGATCGAGAAGCTGGTGACCATCGCGCGCGAGGATTCGAGCGCGAATCGCCATCTGATCATGAGCAAGATCGACAACCCGCTTGCGACGACCAAGCTTTTCGAGGTCATCGCGCCGCGGTATGAGTCCACCAACGGCGGGTACACCCGCATCTCGAAGCTGGAGCCTCGTCGCGGCGATGCTGCGAAGATGGCGCTGATCGAGTTTGTCGAATAG
- the truA gene encoding tRNA pseudouridine(38-40) synthase TruA, which translates to MSNRTRFGEPAAGIIRLRVSYDGRGFVGSQRQASARTVQGELERALEEIAGKAIPIHLAGRTDRGVHAAGQVASCSREGVRIDIRQLPKAMNAHLGTDIAVQEARLEPMGFHARYSATWREYRYRLWTGTRQPNADGYVWVFPQRLDLARLADAANRIVGEHDFAAFASGGEGVPWSSRKDRQHGSTRIVRLCTVQEIENWWGATRHDGTLIEFRIVANGFLPRMVRGIVGTLVEIGRGARQPDLVDELFVARDRRKAPKNVPAEGLTLWAVGYGNEQPEAVRNRPNGRQRAGESG; encoded by the coding sequence TTGTCGAATAGAACGCGTTTCGGCGAACCGGCTGCCGGGATCATCCGCTTGCGGGTGAGCTACGACGGCCGGGGATTCGTCGGGTCGCAGCGTCAGGCGAGCGCTCGAACCGTTCAGGGAGAACTGGAACGCGCGCTCGAGGAGATTGCCGGCAAGGCCATCCCAATTCATCTTGCAGGCCGCACCGATCGCGGCGTGCATGCCGCCGGGCAGGTGGCCAGTTGCTCCCGTGAGGGTGTTCGGATCGATATCCGGCAACTGCCCAAAGCGATGAACGCCCATCTCGGGACCGACATCGCGGTTCAGGAGGCGCGACTGGAGCCAATGGGGTTCCACGCGCGCTATTCAGCCACCTGGCGCGAATACCGGTACCGTCTGTGGACCGGTACCCGCCAACCGAACGCGGATGGGTACGTGTGGGTTTTCCCACAACGGCTCGACCTCGCTCGATTGGCGGACGCGGCAAACCGTATCGTCGGCGAGCACGACTTTGCGGCGTTCGCATCGGGGGGCGAAGGTGTCCCTTGGTCGAGCCGCAAGGATCGCCAGCACGGATCGACTCGCATCGTGCGACTATGCACCGTGCAGGAGATCGAGAACTGGTGGGGCGCCACCCGACATGACGGGACGCTGATCGAGTTCCGCATCGTGGCAAATGGGTTCCTGCCACGGATGGTTCGTGGAATCGTGGGAACCCTGGTCGAAATCGGGCGCGGCGCGCGCCAGCCGGACCTCGTCGACGAGCTTTTCGTCGCCAGGGACCGGCGCAAAGCGCCAAAGAATGTCCCGGCCGAAGGGTTGACACTCTGGGCCGTGGGATATGGAAACGAGCAGCCGGAAGCCGTGCGGAACCGGCCGAATGGCCGGCAACGAGCCGGGGAGTCAGGATAG